The following proteins are co-located in the Apium graveolens cultivar Ventura chromosome 5, ASM990537v1, whole genome shotgun sequence genome:
- the LOC141659047 gene encoding uncharacterized protein LOC141659047, with translation MSSLFPDQPDTLLPRFLSVWIAVFTGSIRCFQEASLVARTGVVGWHEDNFASISRFGGSGKLGHAWITGRFGVGFNSVYHLTDFISGKYKGSYSSAKAAARAYDTAVYYLRGPSVRLNFPELVGTDDAGQLLLSGAQLSADALRAKAIEVGSRVDALETTTTATNANTSFNHPPPSRDDEDDELDLNKMPEPEPGDESDQNHHYFCLLHATSNKS, from the coding sequence ATGAGTTCTCTCTTCCCGGACCAACCCGACACGCTGTTACCAAGGTTTCTCTCTGTTTGGATCGCCGTGTTCACGGGGTCGATTCGTTGCTTCCAAGAAGCTTCACTAGTGGCAAGGACCGGCGTTGTTGGCTGGCATGAAGATAATTTTGCGAGTATTTCGAGATTCGGTGGCAGTGGGAAGCTCGGGCATGCTTGGATTACCGGTCGTTTCGGGGTTGGGTTTAATTCCGTGTATCATCTTACTGATTTTATAAGTGGTAAATATAAGGGCTCTTATTCATCAGCCAAGGCGGCTGCTAGGGCTTATGACACCGCTGTTTACTATCTCCGCGGCCCTTCTGTTAGGCTCAACTTCCCTGAATTAGTGGGAACTGATGATGCTGGTCAGTTATTATTATCCGGGGCTCAATTGTCGGCGGATGCACTAAGAGCCAAGGCTATTGAAGTTGGGTCACGAGTTGATGCTCTAGAAACAACAACTACTGCTACTAATGCTAATACTTCATTCAACCATCCTCCTCCTTCTCGTGATGATGAGGACGATGAGCTCGACTTGAACAAGATGCCTGAACCGGAACCTGGTGATGAGTCGGATCAAAATCACCATTATTTTTGTTTGTTACATGCAACTAGCAACAAAAGCTAG
- the LOC141660968 gene encoding uncharacterized protein LOC141660968, whose product MASEPKFFLIPPRRDLFHIDPTELIAMIGQNQNGQGHQLEPFVWSVRFVKQEPDSFSSTPTPFDAENWIVHLEKIFDALGYDEIQKVRLAVYKLEGDAHMWLRGVKATRGERYAEALEWQRFKEVFYEQYFSNADMEAYLREFHSIAQHHDERITDYMERFIRLAGFAGTVAGTAA is encoded by the exons ATGGCATCAGAGCCCAAGTTCTTTCTT ATTCCTCCTAGACGTGATCTTTTTCACATTGACCCCACTGAGCTTATTGCGATGATTGGGCAG AATCAGAACGGTCAAGGCCATCAGTTAGAGCCGTTTGTATGGTCGGTGAGGTTTGTGAAGcaggaaccagactcttttagttCAACACCGACTCCTTTTGAtgctgaaaattggattgttcatctgGAGAAGATTTTTGATGCACTGGGTTATGATGAAATTCAGAAGGTCAGGTTAGCTGTGTATAAGTTGGAGGGGGATGCTCACATGTGGTTGAGAGGAGTGAAAGCTACTAGAGGGGAGAGGTATGCAGAGGCTTTGGAATGGCAGAGATTCAAGGAGGTGTTCTATGAGCAGTATTTCTCTAATGCTGATATGGAGGCTTATTTGAGGGAGTTTCATTCTATTGCGCAGCACCATGATGAGAGGATTACTGATTATATGGAGAGGTTTATAAGGTTGGCTGGATTTGCTGGGACAGTTGCAGGGACTGCTGCATAA